In Streptomyces ambofaciens ATCC 23877, a single genomic region encodes these proteins:
- a CDS encoding protealysin inhibitor emfourin: protein MRIQVRRTGGFAGIERHAEVDTAGRADADEWHALAERAAADGRGTPPVGVPDGFSYQITVDGRTVYAADPRLTDEQRRLISRVLKEGA, encoded by the coding sequence ATGCGGATTCAGGTGAGGCGCACAGGAGGCTTCGCGGGCATCGAACGCCACGCGGAGGTCGACACCGCGGGACGGGCCGACGCGGACGAGTGGCACGCCCTGGCGGAGCGGGCCGCGGCCGACGGGCGGGGCACACCGCCCGTCGGCGTGCCGGACGGGTTCAGCTACCAGATCACCGTGGACGGCCGGACGGTGTACGCCGCCGATCCCCGGCTGACGGACGAGCAGCGCAGGCTGATCTCGCGGGTGCTGAAGGAAGGGGCGTGA